The following coding sequences are from one Coleofasciculus sp. FACHB-1120 window:
- a CDS encoding DUF202 domain-containing protein, producing the protein MSNTQSKGRQNSSRVRDHLANERTYLAWMRTAIALMGFGVVIVRLRNFFPPQVHRPGNGWKLGLLFSLVGLVTVLLSSWHYFAIRDAIDEDTYEPTDRWVIVFSLAVTLLGAGVIYFVFTTPLNPMSSMVPE; encoded by the coding sequence ATGAGCAATACACAGAGTAAAGGGCGGCAGAACTCCTCACGGGTGCGAGATCACTTGGCGAACGAGCGCACCTATCTGGCTTGGATGCGGACAGCGATCGCTTTGATGGGTTTTGGCGTCGTCATCGTCCGTCTTCGCAACTTCTTTCCGCCCCAGGTACACCGTCCAGGCAATGGCTGGAAGTTAGGTTTACTGTTCTCTTTGGTGGGTCTAGTGACGGTGTTACTGTCTTCTTGGCATTACTTCGCTATCCGCGACGCCATCGATGAGGACACTTACGAACCAACAGACCGTTGGGTGATAGTTTTCAGCCTCGCCGTTACACTGCTGGGAGCTGGAGTGATTTATTTCGTCTTTACGACGCCTCTCAACCCCATGAGTTCTATGGTGCCTGAGTAA
- a CDS encoding sulfite exporter TauE/SafE family protein yields MSTLLLLLLLIGLIAGLAGGLFGIGGGSIMVPAMVWLLGLDQKIATGTSIAAQILPIGILGAIVYYRNNNLSIQYALIIAIGLVVGNLLGALLVNQPFMFLFTSGDTMKKLYGLLLLVIGLQYLLRR; encoded by the coding sequence ATGTCTACGCTACTGCTTCTGCTCCTGTTAATTGGGTTGATTGCCGGACTCGCTGGGGGTCTATTTGGCATCGGCGGTGGGTCAATTATGGTTCCAGCGATGGTCTGGTTATTGGGATTGGATCAAAAGATTGCCACGGGTACATCGATTGCGGCTCAGATATTGCCGATTGGCATCCTAGGGGCGATCGTCTACTATCGCAACAACAACCTGAGTATTCAATATGCTTTGATTATTGCGATTGGTCTGGTGGTGGGCAATCTCCTGGGAGCATTGTTGGTGAATCAGCCGTTTATGTTCTTATTCACCAGTGGCGACACAATGAAGAAGCTCTACGGCTTGTTGCTATTGGTCATCGGGTTGCAGTATTTGCTGCGTCGCTAA
- a CDS encoding IS1 family transposase, protein MKCPKCNATEISKNGHRKGRQCYKCKHCGRQFLDHYRPWQYSNDVKQLCLKMYLNGMGLRGIERVTEIHHTTILHWVREAGLSLPEAPEPEEIPEVTALDELQTFVGNKQNKLWIWTAVNHKQTGILAWRIGDRSAETFKPLWWIVKGWQSFFYVTDGWSVYPMFIQDGDHIVSKIYMTRVEGENTRLRHYLARLHRKTLCYSKSVEMLKCSLRLLLHYLKYRTVPLPA, encoded by the coding sequence ATGAAGTGCCCAAAGTGTAACGCAACTGAGATATCTAAGAACGGTCACCGTAAAGGTAGGCAGTGCTACAAATGCAAGCACTGTGGTCGCCAGTTCCTCGACCATTACCGGCCTTGGCAGTATTCCAACGATGTCAAGCAACTGTGTCTGAAAATGTACCTCAATGGCATGGGGCTACGAGGAATTGAGCGAGTAACAGAGATTCACCACACAACCATCCTGCATTGGGTTCGAGAAGCCGGATTGTCACTACCGGAAGCCCCAGAGCCGGAGGAGATTCCCGAAGTCACCGCTCTTGACGAACTACAAACCTTTGTGGGCAACAAGCAAAACAAGCTATGGATTTGGACTGCTGTTAATCACAAGCAGACAGGTATCTTGGCTTGGAGAATCGGAGATCGCAGTGCAGAGACCTTCAAGCCTTTATGGTGGATTGTCAAAGGTTGGCAATCCTTCTTTTATGTCACCGATGGTTGGTCGGTGTACCCGATGTTTATTCAGGATGGAGACCATATCGTTAGCAAGATATATATGACCAGGGTCGAAGGCGAAAACACAAGGCTGCGCCATTATTTAGCTCGACTACATCGCAAAACCTTGTGCTACTCCAAGTCGGTTGAGATGTTGAAGTGTTCGCTGCGGTTACTGCTGCACTATTTGAAGTATCGAACGGTTCCTCTGCCTGCCTAA
- a CDS encoding Crp/Fnr family transcriptional regulator: MTASPFLLLSAAHLKRRTFSRRSLLPLEQNYLWRIETGVVRTLTWLEDGTTITLGLWGPGDIVGRVLSKADPYQIECLTLVEAKILPVSKCQEATESMILHIQQFQEFIEILHCKSVDASLLRLLTWLAKRFGREIEQGKQIDLRLTHQEIAELIGATRVTVTRLLNEFEKRGIIQRLPHRFIVLQEQQPFWHYEI; this comes from the coding sequence ATGACTGCTTCCCCGTTTTTATTACTTAGTGCTGCTCACCTGAAGCGACGGACATTTTCACGCCGCTCTCTATTACCCTTAGAGCAGAATTATCTATGGAGAATCGAGACTGGGGTCGTTCGCACCTTGACCTGGCTCGAAGACGGCACAACCATTACGCTCGGTTTATGGGGGCCAGGAGATATTGTTGGCAGAGTTCTATCCAAGGCTGACCCGTATCAAATTGAATGCCTAACCCTGGTAGAGGCAAAAATTCTGCCGGTGAGCAAGTGTCAAGAAGCCACCGAGTCGATGATTCTGCATATTCAGCAATTTCAAGAATTCATAGAGATTCTGCATTGCAAATCGGTGGACGCTTCGCTCCTGCGACTGTTGACTTGGCTGGCAAAAAGGTTTGGTCGTGAAATCGAGCAAGGAAAACAGATTGATTTGCGTTTGACGCATCAGGAAATTGCCGAACTCATTGGTGCCACCAGAGTCACGGTGACGCGACTGCTCAATGAATTTGAGAAGCGGGGAATCATTCAGCGCCTGCCTCACCGCTTCATTGTTCTGCAAGAGCAACAGCCGTTCTGGCACTACGAAATTTAA
- a CDS encoding cysteine hydrolase, translating to MSEPLLIVDVQSGFINDFTHHIPERVVRLLQRHEYAPVLFTRFINVSDGPYYRFLNWHGCDSDAETNLVSELEPFAKPELVFSKSGLCGMPDKLVNYLRENSIERISVVGIDTDMCVLKIAMDLFDIGIEPLVLTDCCASTAGLQAHLAGLAVLSRNIGAQRLHDAGLGGGMLAAP from the coding sequence ATGTCCGAGCCATTACTCATCGTCGATGTGCAATCTGGTTTTATCAACGACTTCACGCATCATATTCCGGAGCGTGTTGTCCGCCTTCTCCAGCGTCACGAGTACGCGCCAGTTCTGTTTACACGCTTTATCAATGTGTCCGACGGCCCGTACTATCGCTTTTTGAACTGGCACGGCTGCGACAGCGACGCAGAAACAAACCTTGTCTCGGAACTCGAACCCTTTGCCAAACCAGAACTTGTGTTCTCAAAGTCGGGACTGTGCGGAATGCCAGACAAACTGGTGAACTACCTGCGCGAAAATTCGATTGAGCGGATTTCTGTCGTCGGTATCGATACCGATATGTGCGTATTGAAGATTGCAATGGATCTGTTCGATATCGGCATTGAACCACTTGTACTGACTGATTGCTGTGCCAGTACAGCAGGTTTGCAAGCGCATTTGGCGGGACTAGCGGTACTCAGCCGCAATATTGGTGCCCAACGGTTGCACGATGCGGGTCTTGGAGGAGGGATGCTAGCTGCGCCGTAG
- a CDS encoding RNA-guided endonuclease TnpB family protein, translating into MTQKAFKYRFYPTQSQETLLRRTLGCTRLVYNRALAARTEAWYERQERVGYTQTSSLLTEWKKQDELDFLNEVSCVPLQQGLRHLQTAFTNFFAGRAQYPNFKKKRNGGSAEFTKSAFKWRDGKLFLAKSLEPLNIRWSRTIPEGAEPSTVTVKLSPSGRWMVSLLVDIEIKPLPESPNVVGIDLGITSLIALSTGEKIANPKGFKAKRAKLKKAQKSLSRKQKGSNNRYKACLKVAKVHAEISDARLDFLHKLTIRLVRENQTIAVEDLAVKNMVKNRKLALSISDASWGELVRQLEYKCDWYSRTLVKIDRWFPSSKRCGNCGHIVEKLPLNIREWDCPKCSSHHDRDINAAHNILAAGLAVKVCGANVRPDRHKPDGSCYEAERSKK; encoded by the coding sequence ATGACACAAAAAGCTTTCAAGTACCGCTTCTATCCAACACAGTCGCAAGAAACCTTGCTTCGGAGAACGTTGGGCTGTACTCGATTGGTCTATAACCGCGCTCTCGCCGCAAGGACTGAGGCATGGTACGAACGGCAAGAGCGAGTGGGTTATACCCAAACTTCTAGTCTGCTGACTGAATGGAAAAAACAAGACGAACTTGATTTTCTTAACGAGGTCAGTTGTGTGCCGTTGCAGCAAGGCTTGAGACATCTGCAAACTGCTTTCACTAACTTCTTTGCAGGACGGGCGCAATACCCCAACTTTAAGAAGAAGCGTAATGGCGGTAGTGCAGAATTCACCAAGTCTGCTTTCAAATGGCGGGATGGTAAGTTGTTCTTGGCTAAAAGTCTTGAACCCTTGAACATCCGCTGGAGTCGAACCATTCCCGAAGGAGCAGAACCTTCCACCGTCACGGTAAAGCTCTCGCCTTCTGGACGTTGGATGGTTTCGTTGTTGGTAGATATAGAGATTAAACCATTGCCTGAGTCTCCTAACGTCGTTGGGATTGACTTGGGTATCACGAGCTTGATTGCTCTGAGTACGGGCGAAAAGATTGCAAACCCCAAAGGTTTTAAAGCTAAACGAGCCAAGCTGAAGAAAGCTCAGAAATCGTTGAGTCGTAAACAAAAGGGGTCTAACAATCGCTACAAAGCTTGCCTCAAAGTTGCTAAAGTCCATGCGGAAATTAGTGACGCTAGACTTGATTTTCTTCACAAGTTGACGATTCGGTTGGTGAGAGAGAACCAAACCATCGCCGTAGAAGACTTGGCTGTGAAGAATATGGTAAAGAATCGAAAACTCGCCCTCTCTATCAGTGATGCAAGTTGGGGCGAATTGGTCAGACAACTTGAGTACAAGTGTGATTGGTATAGTCGCACCTTGGTTAAGATTGACCGTTGGTTTCCGAGTTCTAAGCGGTGTGGCAATTGTGGACACATCGTTGAAAAGTTGCCGTTGAATATCCGGGAATGGGACTGTCCTAAGTGCAGCTCTCACCATGACCGGGATATCAATGCGGCACACAACATACTCGCCGCAGGGCTTGCGGTGAAAGTCTGTGGAGCGAACGTAAGACCGGATAGGCATAAGCCTGATGGCAGTTGCTATGAAGCAGAAAGATCCAAGAAGTGA